From a region of the Georgenia yuyongxinii genome:
- a CDS encoding DUF5998 family protein has product MPDLNLANKLRSELDLAGYYPELVAGVIDVALADEAVVSYLVHPETTFDETEVFRHLTALVLTPSRLVVAHVDDGPGPDGRPSALATTESVPLREVRSVTLTHGVSDPARARSMRTQELTVAVSWGTADSLDLKPDHCDDPECEADHGYVGTVTPEGLEVRISAQAEGAGALDGALAFAKALSSATAGRAARA; this is encoded by the coding sequence GTGCCGGACCTCAACCTCGCCAACAAGCTGCGCTCCGAGCTCGACCTCGCGGGTTACTACCCAGAGCTCGTCGCCGGCGTGATCGACGTCGCCCTCGCCGACGAGGCGGTGGTGTCCTACCTGGTGCACCCCGAGACCACCTTCGACGAGACCGAGGTGTTCCGGCACCTCACCGCGCTGGTGCTCACGCCGTCGCGCCTCGTGGTGGCCCATGTCGACGATGGCCCCGGCCCGGACGGGCGGCCCTCCGCGCTGGCCACCACCGAGTCGGTCCCGCTGCGCGAGGTCCGGTCCGTGACCCTCACCCACGGGGTCAGCGACCCCGCCCGCGCCCGCAGCATGCGCACCCAGGAGCTCACGGTCGCCGTCAGCTGGGGCACCGCGGACAGCCTGGACCTCAAGCCCGACCACTGCGACGACCCCGAGTGCGAGGCGGACCACGGATACGTGGGCACCGTCACCCCGGAGGGCCTGGAGGTGCGCATCAGCGCCCAGGCGGAAGGTGCCGGCGCGCTGGACGGGGCGCTGGCGTTCGCGAAGGCGCTGTCCTCCGCGACGGCCGGTCGCGCCGCCCGCGCGTGA
- a CDS encoding alkaline phosphatase family protein yields the protein MIEEFRPPGQDGLHVRAVMPAALDAVGLDTASAGRPSATDRAVLGLPQAPKVCVVLVDGLGMRMLTERGGHAPFLRGRLPDALTLSSTFPSTTASAVTALGTGELPGLTGMLGFSVRDPATGGVLNLIRWEATTLTPRSWQRQDTLFEQLATRRLGGERLREVVSVGPARFVGSGLTEAALRGMRNVSAESLADRVDAASAQLRRDEVAAVYLYWGDVDHTGHEHGWGSWQWGEEVTKVDGELARLARTLPRGTLLVITADHGMVDVTDKVDVATTPALAQDVELVAGEPRANHVYTAPGAAESVARRWQEVLGERAWVALREEVVAAGLLGEVAPDRLQTVGDVVVAMRGRHAVVDSRTQTPTSLRLVGMHGSLTEAEMAVPLIATVV from the coding sequence GTGATCGAGGAGTTCCGGCCGCCCGGCCAGGACGGCCTGCACGTGCGCGCCGTCATGCCCGCCGCGCTGGACGCCGTCGGGCTCGACACCGCCTCGGCGGGCCGCCCCAGCGCCACCGACCGGGCGGTGCTCGGGCTGCCCCAGGCGCCCAAGGTGTGCGTGGTGCTCGTGGACGGCCTGGGGATGCGCATGCTCACCGAGCGGGGCGGGCACGCCCCGTTCCTGCGCGGCCGGCTGCCGGACGCGCTGACCCTGAGCAGCACCTTCCCCTCCACCACCGCCTCCGCCGTCACCGCACTGGGGACCGGCGAGCTGCCCGGGCTCACCGGCATGCTCGGGTTCTCCGTGCGTGACCCCGCCACCGGCGGCGTGCTCAACCTCATCCGCTGGGAGGCCACCACGCTCACGCCACGATCGTGGCAGCGCCAGGACACCCTCTTCGAGCAGCTCGCGACCCGCCGGCTGGGCGGGGAGCGGCTGCGGGAGGTGGTCAGCGTTGGCCCGGCCCGGTTCGTGGGCTCCGGGCTGACCGAGGCCGCGCTGCGGGGCATGCGCAACGTCTCCGCGGAGTCCCTCGCCGACCGGGTGGACGCCGCCTCCGCTCAGCTGCGGCGCGACGAGGTCGCCGCGGTCTACCTCTACTGGGGCGATGTGGACCACACCGGGCACGAGCACGGCTGGGGCTCGTGGCAGTGGGGCGAGGAGGTCACCAAGGTCGACGGCGAGCTGGCCCGCCTCGCCCGCACCCTGCCGCGCGGCACGCTGCTGGTCATCACCGCCGACCACGGCATGGTCGACGTGACCGACAAGGTCGACGTCGCCACCACCCCGGCCCTCGCCCAGGACGTGGAGCTGGTGGCCGGGGAGCCGCGCGCCAACCACGTCTATACCGCCCCCGGCGCCGCCGAGTCGGTCGCCCGGCGCTGGCAGGAGGTGCTGGGGGAGCGGGCGTGGGTCGCGCTGCGCGAGGAGGTCGTGGCCGCCGGGCTGCTCGGGGAGGTCGCCCCGGACCGGCTGCAGACGGTGGGCGACGTCGTCGTCGCGATGCGCGGGCGTCACGCGGTGGTCGACTCGCGCACCCAGACCCCCACCTCGCTGCGGCTCGTCGGCATGCACGGCTCGCTGACCGAGGCAGAGATGGCCGTCCCGCTGATCGCGACGGTGGTGTAG
- a CDS encoding thymidine kinase — protein sequence MAQLVFFTGTMDSGKSTLALQMDHNHAARGRDGLIFSRNDRAGEAILSSRLGLAVPAVEVTDGTDFWAEVVRRRTHGARVDYLICDEVQFYSPEQVEQLARLVDEMGVDVFGFGITTDFRTRLFPGSARMLELADRVERLQVEALCWCGARATHNARTVGGAMVTEGAQVVVGDTVPGDAAAAEPAHAAQPDHVAQPAHVADLNHAADPAHAMQPNPAMQPEHTGAPAAVGEPAEVGYEVLCRFHHLHQVTAARARAASLSPQTLPLGE from the coding sequence ATGGCCCAGCTCGTCTTCTTCACAGGCACGATGGACTCAGGCAAGTCCACCCTCGCGCTCCAGATGGATCACAACCACGCCGCCCGGGGCCGTGACGGCCTGATCTTCTCCCGCAACGACCGGGCGGGAGAGGCGATCCTGTCCTCCCGCCTCGGGCTCGCCGTGCCCGCGGTGGAGGTCACCGACGGCACCGACTTCTGGGCCGAGGTGGTGCGCCGGCGTACCCACGGCGCCCGCGTGGACTACCTCATCTGCGACGAGGTGCAGTTCTACAGCCCCGAACAGGTGGAGCAGCTCGCCCGGCTCGTCGACGAGATGGGCGTGGACGTCTTTGGGTTCGGCATCACCACGGACTTCCGCACCCGGCTCTTTCCCGGCTCGGCACGCATGCTCGAGCTCGCCGACCGGGTGGAGCGCCTGCAGGTGGAGGCGCTGTGCTGGTGCGGCGCCCGTGCCACGCACAACGCGCGCACGGTGGGCGGCGCGATGGTCACCGAAGGTGCGCAGGTCGTGGTGGGGGACACGGTGCCCGGTGACGCGGCGGCGGCCGAGCCGGCTCACGCGGCGCAGCCGGACCACGTCGCGCAGCCGGCTCATGTCGCGGACCTGAACCACGCCGCGGACCCGGCTCACGCCATGCAGCCGAACCCCGCCATGCAGCCAGAACACACTGGGGCGCCGGCCGCCGTCGGCGAGCCCGCCGAGGTCGGCTACGAGGTGCTGTGCCGGTTCCACCACCTGCATCAGGTGACGGCCGCCCGGGCCCGTGCCGCGAGCCTTAGCCCGCAGACCCTGCCGCTGGGCGAGTAG
- the sepH gene encoding septation protein SepH gives MVELELLGLHGDGEHLTLSDGDGQRYRLAIDDALRAAVRRDRPGLEALRAAGESALRPKDIQALVRAGASVEEVAAEAGLTVEHVRRYEGPVLAERAWVVQQAQAQRLGHEADAPRLGDLVVDRLAARGVTSTSLLWDAVRRPGQSWEVLVTFVAGDREREARWQIDLGARSLHAISDEARWLSETEMGPTAHSRRHLTPVGSSRLRATGPEPLGAAWHGEAVSPSAPSPAAAPATEEPADSPTDALLAELAAHRGTRVDLAMDDDAAEEDTEGFDGAHPPASRPEQATDAHVLSLPRRDTTASTAHDGAPAAPGTTPALPANAAETGRATLAESPPGSREAGPAATGEEPAGRQDPDARDDEPARRAAGDGHGDPRAGSSPRRRKTVRRSVPSWDEIVFGAKPE, from the coding sequence ATGGTTGAGCTCGAACTGCTCGGGCTGCACGGTGACGGAGAGCATCTCACGCTCTCCGACGGGGACGGCCAGCGCTACCGCCTCGCGATCGACGACGCGCTGCGCGCCGCCGTGCGCCGGGACCGGCCGGGTCTCGAGGCGCTGCGTGCGGCCGGTGAGTCCGCCCTGCGGCCCAAGGACATCCAGGCGCTCGTGCGGGCGGGCGCCAGCGTGGAGGAGGTGGCCGCGGAGGCTGGCCTCACCGTGGAGCACGTGCGCCGCTACGAGGGCCCGGTGCTGGCCGAGCGCGCCTGGGTGGTGCAGCAGGCCCAGGCTCAGCGGCTCGGGCACGAGGCGGACGCTCCCCGCCTGGGCGACCTGGTCGTCGACCGGCTCGCGGCCCGCGGCGTCACGAGCACGAGCCTGCTGTGGGACGCGGTGCGCCGCCCCGGGCAGTCGTGGGAGGTCCTGGTGACCTTCGTCGCCGGCGATCGCGAGCGGGAGGCCCGCTGGCAGATCGACCTCGGGGCCCGCTCCCTGCACGCCATCAGCGACGAGGCCCGCTGGCTGTCCGAGACCGAGATGGGTCCGACCGCGCACTCGCGCCGCCACCTCACCCCGGTGGGCTCCTCACGACTGCGGGCCACCGGGCCTGAGCCCCTCGGCGCGGCCTGGCACGGCGAGGCGGTGAGCCCGTCGGCGCCGTCGCCCGCCGCCGCTCCCGCGACCGAAGAGCCCGCCGACTCACCCACCGACGCCCTGCTGGCCGAGCTCGCCGCGCACCGCGGCACCCGGGTGGACCTCGCCATGGACGACGACGCGGCTGAGGAGGACACCGAGGGGTTCGACGGCGCGCACCCGCCGGCGTCGCGCCCCGAGCAGGCCACCGACGCGCACGTGCTGTCCCTGCCGCGCCGGGACACCACCGCGAGCACCGCTCACGACGGCGCACCCGCGGCGCCCGGCACCACCCCGGCGTTGCCAGCGAACGCCGCCGAGACCGGCCGGGCCACCCTGGCCGAGTCACCACCTGGATCGCGCGAGGCCGGGCCCGCCGCGACCGGCGAGGAGCCGGCGGGCCGTCAGGACCCCGATGCCCGCGACGACGAGCCCGCGCGCCGTGCCGCCGGCGACGGTCACGGCGACCCCCGTGCAGGTAGTTCCCCGCGACGACGCAAGACCGTCCGGCGCAGCGTGCCGAGCTGGGACGAGATCGTGTTCGGGGCCAAGCCGGAGTAA
- a CDS encoding inositol monophosphatase family protein, producing the protein MSSTSVPPADPAVLPQEQVADLLALCETLAREAGDLVRQRSLAKVTVTDTKSSVNDVVTAVDREVEELLRRRIAAARPEDGVLGEEEGAQAGTSGLTWVVDPIDGTVNFLYGIPSYSVSVAVVLGEPDPQHWTVVAGCVHAVSLGTTWTAGLGMGARRDGEPLRIKEAVPLGQALVGTGFGYTEERRREQAAVVARLLPQVRDIRRIGSVAIDLCLVADGRLDAHYERGLNPWDVAAGTLVVTEAGGVVQGLGGARPSGAMTVAGPAALVGELAAALEDAGAPATL; encoded by the coding sequence GTGAGCAGCACCTCCGTGCCCCCCGCCGACCCGGCGGTCCTGCCGCAGGAGCAGGTGGCCGACCTGCTGGCCCTGTGCGAGACGCTCGCCCGCGAGGCGGGCGACCTGGTGCGGCAGCGCTCCCTGGCGAAGGTCACGGTGACGGACACCAAGTCGTCCGTCAACGACGTGGTCACCGCCGTCGACCGCGAGGTCGAGGAGCTGCTGCGCCGGCGCATCGCGGCTGCCCGCCCCGAGGACGGCGTGCTCGGGGAGGAGGAGGGTGCCCAGGCCGGCACTTCCGGCCTGACCTGGGTGGTCGACCCCATCGACGGCACGGTGAACTTCCTCTACGGCATCCCGTCCTACAGCGTCTCGGTCGCCGTGGTCCTCGGAGAGCCCGACCCGCAGCACTGGACGGTGGTGGCCGGCTGCGTGCATGCCGTCAGCCTGGGCACCACCTGGACGGCGGGACTGGGCATGGGGGCACGGCGCGACGGGGAACCGCTACGGATCAAGGAGGCCGTGCCCCTGGGCCAGGCGCTGGTGGGCACCGGGTTCGGGTACACCGAGGAACGACGGCGCGAGCAGGCCGCCGTCGTCGCCCGCCTGCTGCCGCAGGTGCGGGACATCCGGCGGATCGGCTCGGTGGCGATCGACCTGTGCCTGGTGGCGGACGGCCGCCTGGACGCCCACTACGAGCGTGGTCTGAACCCGTGGGACGTCGCCGCCGGCACCCTCGTGGTCACCGAGGCGGGCGGCGTCGTGCAGGGGCTGGGCGGCGCCCGCCCGTCGGGGGCGATGACGGTGGCCGGGCCCGCGGCCCTCGTCGGTGAGCTGGCCGCCGCGCTCGAGGACGCCGGAGCACCCGCGACCTTGTGA
- a CDS encoding DUF4193 domain-containing protein, with product MATDYDAPRKNEEDLNEDSIEELKARRAEKNSGAVDEDETEAAEGFELPGADLSGEELSVRVLPRQADEFTCAKCFLVHHRSQLAYEDNGQLVCSECAA from the coding sequence ATGGCGACCGACTACGACGCACCCCGCAAGAACGAAGAGGACCTCAACGAGGACTCGATCGAGGAGCTGAAGGCGCGACGCGCCGAGAAGAACTCCGGGGCGGTCGACGAGGACGAGACCGAGGCTGCTGAAGGCTTCGAGCTCCCCGGCGCCGACCTCTCCGGGGAAGAGCTCTCCGTCCGTGTGCTCCCGCGCCAGGCGGACGAGTTCACGTGTGCCAAGTGCTTCCTGGTGCACCACCGCAGTCAGCTGGCCTACGAGGACAACGGACAGCTCGTCTGCTCCGAGTGCGCCGCCTGA
- a CDS encoding DUF3093 domain-containing protein has translation METADAPALYTERLAPPPSVHLISLVVGGIVLLGMTPFTTPVLAAVVGLLVAAGCSAVLVLTSPVVSVVRGGDPADGGAPGEPRLRAGGAVIPLGALGAAEVVDADGLQRLMRTEADARAHVCHRAWVRGAVRLAVTDPRDATPYWLVCTRRPAQLVAALGRREG, from the coding sequence GTGGAGACCGCCGACGCCCCTGCCCTGTACACCGAACGGCTCGCACCGCCCCCCAGCGTGCACCTGATCTCGCTCGTGGTGGGCGGCATCGTGCTGCTCGGCATGACGCCGTTCACTACGCCGGTCCTCGCCGCGGTCGTCGGCCTGCTCGTGGCCGCCGGGTGCTCGGCGGTCCTGGTGCTGACCTCGCCGGTGGTGTCCGTGGTGAGGGGTGGGGACCCGGCCGACGGCGGCGCGCCCGGCGAGCCCCGGCTGCGAGCCGGCGGAGCAGTCATCCCGTTGGGTGCCCTCGGCGCGGCCGAGGTCGTCGACGCGGACGGCCTGCAGCGCCTCATGCGCACGGAGGCGGACGCCCGGGCGCACGTGTGCCACCGCGCCTGGGTCCGTGGGGCGGTGCGGCTAGCCGTCACAGACCCTCGTGACGCGACGCCCTACTGGCTGGTGTGCACGCGCCGGCCCGCGCAGCTCGTGGCTGCGCTCGGCCGGCGCGAGGGGTAG
- a CDS encoding DUF3710 domain-containing protein encodes MGLFTRRNRDTAADGAPEGDGAEETTAEAGTTQHADTGPRRGPHDVADEPDLGKRLDLGALRVPARAGMQLRLEVEKKTKNIVAVTLGLSGSAMQLQVFAAPRTLGIWEELREEITASVAKQGGTTDEIDGPFGRELLARLPVKTPEGQTTHRPARFVGVDGPRWFLRAVLTGQAAVDVTAAAELEAVLADVVVVRGTEARAPRDVLLLHAPGRAAAPAVPPTQTPALDVTRRGPEISEVR; translated from the coding sequence ATGGGCCTGTTCACACGCCGCAACCGCGACACCGCCGCCGACGGCGCCCCCGAGGGCGACGGCGCGGAGGAGACGACGGCGGAGGCCGGGACCACGCAGCACGCGGACACCGGTCCGCGGCGCGGTCCGCACGACGTCGCCGACGAGCCCGACCTCGGCAAGCGCCTCGACCTCGGCGCGCTGCGGGTGCCCGCACGGGCGGGCATGCAGCTGCGCCTGGAGGTGGAGAAGAAGACGAAGAACATCGTTGCCGTCACGCTCGGACTGTCCGGCTCCGCGATGCAGCTACAGGTCTTCGCCGCCCCGCGCACGCTGGGCATCTGGGAGGAGCTCCGCGAGGAGATCACCGCCTCCGTGGCCAAGCAGGGTGGCACCACCGACGAGATCGACGGCCCGTTCGGCCGCGAGCTCCTCGCCCGCCTGCCCGTGAAGACCCCCGAGGGGCAGACCACCCACCGGCCGGCCCGGTTCGTGGGCGTCGACGGACCCCGTTGGTTCCTGCGGGCGGTCCTCACCGGTCAGGCCGCCGTCGACGTCACCGCGGCGGCGGAGCTCGAAGCGGTCCTGGCCGACGTCGTGGTGGTGCGCGGGACCGAGGCGCGCGCCCCCCGCGACGTGCTGCTACTGCACGCCCCCGGTCGCGCCGCCGCCCCCGCGGTGCCGCCCACCCAGACTCCGGCGCTGGACGTCACCCGCCGCGGCCCGGAGATCTCGGAGGTGCGGTGA
- a CDS encoding OB-fold nucleic acid binding domain-containing protein, producing MSAFGDLLHRLTATREELDAADERRTSLARGATPCADLAPRGRAKVTGVVAALTYRPRGESPALVARVFDGSGSIDLVFLGRREVPGVDCGRRLVAEGMVTIEDGRRVMFNPDYHLLAKGPAA from the coding sequence GTGAGCGCCTTCGGTGACCTCCTCCACCGCCTGACCGCCACCCGCGAAGAGCTCGACGCCGCCGACGAGCGGCGGACGAGCCTCGCCCGGGGGGCCACTCCCTGCGCGGACCTCGCCCCGCGGGGGCGCGCCAAGGTGACGGGCGTCGTCGCGGCGCTCACGTACCGGCCGCGGGGGGAGTCGCCCGCGCTGGTGGCCAGGGTCTTCGACGGCTCGGGCTCGATCGACCTCGTCTTCCTGGGCCGGCGTGAGGTGCCCGGCGTCGACTGCGGCCGCCGGCTGGTGGCCGAGGGCATGGTCACCATCGAGGACGGCCGTCGCGTGATGTTCAACCCCGACTACCACCTCCTCGCCAAGGGACCCGCCGCATGA
- a CDS encoding DUF3159 domain-containing protein has product MTEHRPEPAGAADGAPLDDASPADDAALPDDAPRDPADDAPRDPADVAAAATRRSGMTQILGEEFDLKEAVGGPRGLVEAVAPGLVFVVVYIATGALVPPLVASLAVAVLAMVLRLVQRTPLTQAAGGLAGVVIGVVWAWRSGEAEDYFALGLWTNAAYAAGLVVSLLARWPIVGVVVSLLKGEDFSWRTDPALAGRRRRYVLATWLWIAMFLVRLAVQVPLYLDSSVAWLGTARIVMGVPLWGLTLWATWVLVRRPAAPAAS; this is encoded by the coding sequence ATGACCGAGCACCGCCCCGAGCCGGCCGGCGCCGCCGACGGCGCCCCCCTCGACGACGCTTCCCCAGCCGACGATGCTGCCCTACCCGACGACGCCCCGCGCGACCCGGCCGACGACGCCCCGCGCGACCCGGCCGATGTCGCCGCGGCGGCGACCCGGCGCTCGGGCATGACCCAGATCCTCGGTGAGGAGTTCGACCTCAAGGAGGCCGTCGGGGGTCCGCGGGGGCTGGTGGAGGCCGTCGCCCCGGGGCTCGTGTTCGTCGTGGTCTACATCGCCACCGGCGCCCTCGTGCCGCCCCTGGTCGCCTCCCTCGCCGTCGCCGTGCTCGCCATGGTGCTGCGCCTCGTCCAGCGCACGCCCCTCACGCAGGCGGCCGGCGGGCTGGCCGGCGTCGTGATCGGCGTGGTCTGGGCGTGGCGATCGGGGGAGGCGGAGGACTACTTCGCGCTCGGCCTGTGGACCAACGCCGCCTACGCCGCCGGGCTGGTGGTGTCGCTGCTGGCGCGGTGGCCGATCGTCGGTGTCGTGGTCTCCCTGCTCAAGGGCGAGGACTTCTCCTGGCGGACGGACCCGGCCCTCGCCGGGCGCCGGCGCCGGTACGTGCTGGCCACCTGGTTGTGGATCGCGATGTTCCTCGTGCGGCTGGCCGTGCAGGTGCCGCTCTACCTGGACTCTTCGGTCGCCTGGCTGGGCACCGCGCGCATCGTCATGGGCGTGCCGCTGTGGGGCCTGACTCTGTGGGCGACGTGGGTGCTGGTGCGCCGGCCAGCAGCTCCTGCAGCGTCCTGA
- a CDS encoding potassium channel family protein, with protein MRVVIAGAGSVGRSIARELLGHGHQVTLIDRQPAAMRIASVAEAEWLLADACEPSALAEASVDQCDVVVAATGDDKANLVVSLLSKTEFGVPRVVARVNNPKNEWMFDGAWGVDVPVSTPRIMTSLVEEAVSVGDLVRIFRFHQSGASMHELTLPSSSPVVGRRVGEVTWPTDTVLAAIIREDRPIAPSRDDTLEAGDELLIVVSAGAEAELRTLQELLAGAPAPTSPTESGPTAARP; from the coding sequence ATGCGCGTCGTCATCGCCGGGGCCGGGTCGGTGGGCCGCTCGATCGCCCGCGAGCTGCTGGGCCACGGCCACCAGGTCACCCTCATCGACCGGCAGCCGGCGGCCATGCGCATCGCCAGCGTCGCGGAGGCGGAGTGGCTGCTCGCCGACGCGTGCGAGCCCAGCGCCCTGGCGGAGGCGTCGGTGGACCAGTGCGACGTCGTCGTGGCGGCCACCGGTGACGACAAGGCCAACCTCGTCGTCTCGCTGCTCTCCAAGACCGAGTTCGGGGTGCCACGGGTGGTCGCCCGCGTGAACAACCCCAAGAACGAGTGGATGTTCGACGGCGCGTGGGGCGTGGACGTGCCCGTCTCCACCCCGCGGATCATGACCTCGCTCGTGGAGGAGGCCGTCTCCGTCGGCGACCTCGTCCGGATCTTTCGGTTCCACCAGTCGGGGGCGAGCATGCACGAGCTGACCCTGCCGTCGTCGTCCCCGGTCGTGGGCCGACGGGTGGGCGAGGTGACCTGGCCGACGGACACCGTCCTGGCCGCGATCATCCGCGAGGACCGCCCCATCGCGCCCAGCCGAGACGACACCCTGGAGGCCGGCGACGAGCTGCTGATCGTGGTCTCGGCCGGGGCCGAGGCGGAGCTCAGGACGCTGCAGGAGCTGCTGGCCGGCGCACCAGCACCCACGTCGCCCACAGAGTCAGGCCCCACAGCGGCACGCCCATGA
- a CDS encoding potassium channel family protein, translated as MGCGRVGASLAGQLEDHGHSVAVVDQNPDAFRRLPASFEGRRVTGLGFDRDALAQAGIEDAFAFAAVSNGDNSNIIAARVVRETFGVRNVVARIYDPNRAEVYQRLGIPTVATVRWTADQVLRRILPLGAVSEYQDASSKVSIITCDLHGAWVGQELDRLEHLTGARVAYLTRLGQGVVPEPGTVVQENDLVHLAVPTDRIGRVQRVLAAAPARED; from the coding sequence ATGGGCTGCGGCCGTGTGGGGGCCTCCCTCGCCGGCCAGCTCGAGGACCACGGCCACTCGGTCGCCGTGGTGGACCAGAACCCGGACGCGTTCCGCCGCCTGCCGGCCAGCTTCGAGGGCCGGCGGGTCACCGGCCTCGGCTTCGACCGTGACGCCCTGGCCCAGGCCGGGATCGAGGACGCCTTCGCCTTCGCGGCGGTGTCCAACGGCGACAACTCCAACATCATCGCCGCACGGGTGGTCCGCGAGACGTTCGGCGTGCGCAACGTCGTCGCCCGCATCTACGACCCCAACCGTGCGGAGGTCTACCAACGCCTCGGCATCCCCACGGTGGCCACCGTGCGGTGGACGGCGGACCAGGTGCTGCGCCGCATCCTGCCGCTGGGCGCGGTCTCGGAGTACCAGGACGCCTCGTCGAAGGTCTCGATCATCACCTGCGACCTCCACGGGGCGTGGGTCGGTCAGGAGCTGGACCGCCTCGAGCACCTCACCGGCGCGCGGGTCGCCTACCTCACGCGGCTGGGTCAGGGCGTCGTGCCGGAGCCGGGCACGGTGGTGCAGGAGAACGACCTGGTGCACCTCGCCGTGCCCACCGACCGCATCGGCCGGGTCCAGCGTGTGCTGGCCGCCGCGCCCGCGAGGGAGGACTGA